In Archocentrus centrarchus isolate MPI-CPG fArcCen1 chromosome 21, fArcCen1, whole genome shotgun sequence, the following are encoded in one genomic region:
- the LOC115801122 gene encoding glucose-6-phosphatase 2 isoform X1, whose product MDFVYSFGVLVIQYLQKNYRQYHDFLDFMSVVGDPRNIFSVYFPIWFHLSHNVGTKMIWVAVIGDWFNLIFKWILFGHRPYWWVQETHFYHNDSIPHLDQFHITCETGPGSPSGHAMGSSCVWYVMITSALNFARPPRVSSVRSFQRFCLLRSSLWMAFWVIQISVCISRVFIATHFPHQVVLGVLTGMLVAKAFDHIPSVYNASLKVYLQTNIFLFSFAVCFYLLLILMDIDPLWSVTKAKKWCANPDWIHLDTTPFAGLVRNLGALFGLGLAVNSEMFVQSCKGKNGYKTIFKLMCMTTTLTFLQLYDFIKMPTHSEALFYILSFCKSASIPFGVVAVIPYCVNLLIREHEERKLA is encoded by the exons ATGGATTTTGTCTACAGCTTTGGTGTGCTGGTTatacagtacctgcagaaaaaCTACAGGCAATACCATGACTTTCTTGACTTCATGTCAGTTGTGGGTGACCCTCGTAATATTTTCTCTGTCTATTTCCCCATATGGTTCCATCTCAGTCACAATGTTGGCACTAAGATGATTTGGGTGGCTGTCATTGGAGACTGGTTCAACCTTATTTTCAAATG GATTCTATTTGGGCACCGACCTTACTGGTGGGTGCAAGAAACTCACTTCTACCACAATGATTCAATACCACATTTGGATCAGTTTCACATAACATGTGAAACAGGGCCAG GTAGTCCATCTGGTCATGCTATGGGCTCATCATGTGTGTGGTATGTGATGATCACCTCTGCTCTAAACTTTGCTCGGCCCCCCCGTGTCTCGTCTGTACGAAGCTTTCAAAG GTTTTGTCTTCTGAGGTCCTCCTTGTGGATGGCTTTCTGGGTCATTCAAATAAGTGTTTGCATCTCCAGGGTTTTTATTGCAACACACTTTCCACATCAGGTTGTCCTTGGTGTTTTAACTG GCATGCTGGTTGCTAAGGCCTTTGATCACATCCCATCAGTCTACAATGCAAGCTTGAAAGTGTACCTCCAaaccaacatttttcttttctcttttgctgtttGCTTTTATCTGCTCCTCATACTTATGGACATTGATCCCTTGTGGTCAGTCACCAAAGCCAAGAAGTGGTGTGCCAACCCAGACTGGATCCATCTCGACACTACACCTTTTGCAGGTCTGGTTAGAAACCTCGGAGCCTTGTTTGGTCTGGGCCTCGCAGTGAACTCTGAGATGTTTGTTCAGAGTTGTAAAGGAAAGAATGGCTACAAAACCATATTTAAGCTCATGTGCATGACTACAACtctcacatttctgcaactgTATGACTTTATTAAAATGCCCACACACAGTGAGGCTCTGTTTTATATATTGTCATTTTGTAAAAGTGCTTCAATACCTTTTGGTGTGGTTGCTGTTATTCCTTACTGTGTTAATTTGCTTATCAGAGAGCATGAGGAGAGGAAGCTAGCCTAG
- the spc25 gene encoding kinetochore protein Spc25, translating to MMSITDPNMSDRFTSAMEEIHNKQLKTYADIIDTTADLAQSHKHFVNSALDTCLKKCKDDDILFETIQTFKKDLEQKNVVLKEKRHAISEVMSEIQEKEMQKEDIIQKIEKLKEEQKKRKELIESQNKANKDRLKNLQKARLIFQDHLGLEIRTIFSKTQLVKGEKLQFVFRNINPSDPDSAYVITMGINESGSYQIVSSDPVLECLPVLESRLLETNNLSAFLANVRKEFISQTRR from the exons ATGATGTCCATCACCGACCCAAACATGAGCGATAGGTTTACAAGTGCAATGGAGGAGATCCACAACAAGCAGCTTAAAACCTATGCAGACATAATTGACACAACTGCAGACTTGGCCCAGTCCCACAAGCATTTTGTGAATTCAGCACTTG aTACATGTTTAAAGAAGTGTAAGGATGATGACATACTATTTGAAACAATACAGACATTCAAAAAAG ACCTGGAACAAAAAAATGTGGTGTTGAAAGAGAAACGGCACGCCATATCTGAAGTGATGTCTGAGATTCAGGAGAAGGAGATGCAGAAAGAGGACATTATCCAGAAGATTGAGAAGCTtaaagaagaacaaaagaagagaaaagaat TGATCGAAtctcaaaataaagcaaacaaagacAGACTGAAGAATCTCCAGAAAGCCAGACTCATCTTTCAGGATCATTTGGGGTTGGAGATACGAACAATCTTCAGCAAAACCCAGCTGGTTAAAG gtgagaagctgcagtttgtttttcgAAACATCAACCCCTCTGATCCGGACAGCGCCTACGTTATCACGATGGGGATTAATGAAAGTGGATCATACCAGA TTGTCTCCAGCGACCCTGTGCTCGAGTGTTTGCCAGTCTTGGAAAGCCGACTTCTGGAGACCAATAATTTATCAGCGTTCCTGGCAAATGTGAGGAAGGAGTTTATCTCTCAGACACGCCGCTAA
- the nostrin gene encoding nostrin — MSNFGRRVVKVPGTKSTNSHSLKMKDPTTTCSYNQLYQNVKRYSKNGEYFCKELMSVFQQRAELELTYAKGLQKLAGKLIRASKGMSNNSTYSAWCHVSDEMYSSADAHRSLGNAFQQEAILEIRQVLDEHNKRKRPLDSAIERTGKLVTANWGEQLKVKKKLIGLTREHEALFNFVENNKHICTEKEKQKMLNRLTKSAEMQARVDEEYFNINMEGHQMRLKWENTLKNCYQIVQELEKQRIELLCNILNRYNLQMYSFGQTVKHGQKQIEQAVQRVDMDKDIRALVEENRNTTEDHKAEFLMTDYFEEDSKSFMDKDRRREAIKLKLQRLEDSITKTKKDCEGIQKLMKTYSENPSFSNQKNLEETEQQLDENTLKLDLLEATHYKLSTSLSELDGKPKSLHRFSDSILKWKDKDCEHSIVQLTRPVRLRRTPLRSRQSLRASIIYKGPPLFVTQQSVEPSTNATDQVTSTSPTQESAAAESGSINGVLPHTEEDKGQADKTTPELCSIGKCKALYNFTPEHDDELALNEGDLLDIYSKEENGWWFGMLNGQTGHFPSTYVEELPQLSSVKSSDA; from the exons ATGAGTAACTTTGGGAGGAGAGTGGTCAAAGTTCCGGGTACAAAGTCAACAAACAGCCACAGTCTTAAGATGAAGGACCCTACCACCACCTGCTCt TATAACCAGCTCTACCAAAACGTGAAACGATATTCAAAAAATGGGGAATACTTCTGCAAAGAGCTTATGTCAGTCTTTCAGCAAAG GGCCGAGCTGGAGCTTACTTACGCCAAAGGCCTACAAAAACTTGCGGGCAAACTCATCAGGGCCTCCAAAGGAATGTCAAACAA TTCCACCTACAGTGCCTGGTGTCATGTGTCAGATGAGATGTACTCAAGTGCAGACGCCCACAG atcCTTGGGAAATGCATTTCAGCAAGAAGCAATTCTGGAAATACGACAAGTCTTAGACGAGCATAATAAGAGGAAGAGGCCT CTTGATAGTGCCATTGAAAGAACTGGAAAGCTTGTTACTGCTAACTGGGGTGAGCAACtgaag gtaaaaaagaaattaattggACTAACAAGAGAGCACGAGGCTCTGTTCAACTTTGttgaaaacaacaaacacatctgcactgagaaagaaaaacagaag ATGCTTAACAGGCTGACTAAGTCAGCAGAGATGCAGGCGCGGGTGGATGAGGAGTACTTTAATATCAACATGGAGGGTCATCAGATGAGACTCAAGTGGGAAAACACATTGAAAAACTGCTACCAG ATCGTACAGGAACTGGAGAAACAACGGATCGAACTTCTCTGCAACATTCTGAATAGATACAACCTACAAATGTACAGTTTTGGGCAGACCGTCAAACAC GGCCAAAAACAGATAGAACAGGCAGTCCAAAGGGTGGACATGGATAAAGACATTCGAGCCCTTGTAGAGGAGAACAGAAACACCACTGAAGATCACAAAGCCGAGTTTTTGATGACTGATTATTTT GAGGAAGACAGCAAATCATTCATGGACaaagacagaagaagagagGCAATCAAGCTTAAACTTCAGCGTCTTGAAGACAGtatcacaaaaacaaagaaagactgTGAAG GAATTCAAAAACTGATGAAAACGTACTCTGAAAATCCATCTTTTTCAAACCAAAAGAATCTCGAGGAAACTGAACAGCAGCTTGATGAG AATACTCTAAAACTGGATCTCCTGGAGGCTACTCACTACAAACTCTCTACATCCCTGTCTGAATTAGACGGGAAACCCAAGTCCCTACACCGATTCAGTGACAGTATTTTAAAATGGAAGGATAAG GACTGTGAACATAGTATAGTTCAGCTGACTCGTCCAGTCAGACTCAGGAGGACACCCCTCAGATCTCGGCAGTCACTGAGAGCTTCCATCATTTACAAAGGACCACCTCTGTTTGTGACACAGCAGTCTGTGGAGCCTTCAACAAATGCCACTGACCAGGTTACTTCTACCAGCCCGACACAGGAAAGTGCAGCTGCAGAGAGTGGCAGCATTAATGGAGTCTTGCCTCACACAGAAGAAGACAAAGGACAAG CAGATAAAACAACCCCAGAGTTGTGCAGTATAGGAAAATGCAAGGCCCTTTATAACTTCACCCCTGAACACGATGATGAACTGGCTTTGAATGAAG GAGACCTACTAGACATTTATTCCAAGGAAGAAAATGGTTGGTGGTTTGGCATGCTGAATGGCCAGACAGGCCATTTCCCATCAACCTATGTTGAAGAGCTACCTCAGTTAAGCAGTGTTAAATCATCTGATGCCTGA
- the LOC115801122 gene encoding glucose-6-phosphatase 2 isoform X2 — MIWVAVIGDWFNLIFKWILFGHRPYWWVQETHFYHNDSIPHLDQFHITCETGPGSPSGHAMGSSCVWYVMITSALNFARPPRVSSVRSFQRFCLLRSSLWMAFWVIQISVCISRVFIATHFPHQVVLGVLTGMLVAKAFDHIPSVYNASLKVYLQTNIFLFSFAVCFYLLLILMDIDPLWSVTKAKKWCANPDWIHLDTTPFAGLVRNLGALFGLGLAVNSEMFVQSCKGKNGYKTIFKLMCMTTTLTFLQLYDFIKMPTHSEALFYILSFCKSASIPFGVVAVIPYCVNLLIREHEERKLA, encoded by the exons ATGATTTGGGTGGCTGTCATTGGAGACTGGTTCAACCTTATTTTCAAATG GATTCTATTTGGGCACCGACCTTACTGGTGGGTGCAAGAAACTCACTTCTACCACAATGATTCAATACCACATTTGGATCAGTTTCACATAACATGTGAAACAGGGCCAG GTAGTCCATCTGGTCATGCTATGGGCTCATCATGTGTGTGGTATGTGATGATCACCTCTGCTCTAAACTTTGCTCGGCCCCCCCGTGTCTCGTCTGTACGAAGCTTTCAAAG GTTTTGTCTTCTGAGGTCCTCCTTGTGGATGGCTTTCTGGGTCATTCAAATAAGTGTTTGCATCTCCAGGGTTTTTATTGCAACACACTTTCCACATCAGGTTGTCCTTGGTGTTTTAACTG GCATGCTGGTTGCTAAGGCCTTTGATCACATCCCATCAGTCTACAATGCAAGCTTGAAAGTGTACCTCCAaaccaacatttttcttttctcttttgctgtttGCTTTTATCTGCTCCTCATACTTATGGACATTGATCCCTTGTGGTCAGTCACCAAAGCCAAGAAGTGGTGTGCCAACCCAGACTGGATCCATCTCGACACTACACCTTTTGCAGGTCTGGTTAGAAACCTCGGAGCCTTGTTTGGTCTGGGCCTCGCAGTGAACTCTGAGATGTTTGTTCAGAGTTGTAAAGGAAAGAATGGCTACAAAACCATATTTAAGCTCATGTGCATGACTACAACtctcacatttctgcaactgTATGACTTTATTAAAATGCCCACACACAGTGAGGCTCTGTTTTATATATTGTCATTTTGTAAAAGTGCTTCAATACCTTTTGGTGTGGTTGCTGTTATTCCTTACTGTGTTAATTTGCTTATCAGAGAGCATGAGGAGAGGAAGCTAGCCTAG